The Meriones unguiculatus strain TT.TT164.6M chromosome 6, Bangor_MerUng_6.1, whole genome shotgun sequence genomic interval ttccttcagaGTCCACACAGGGCCTGTCTAGACGCCTAGCATTGCCAGGCTCAGAGATCAGGCCCCAGCCAGAAAGTGGGACTGGCTCCAGCCCTGCCCTGTCTCCCCAATTCCCCTTCACACTGGGCCGAGGGTTCTTTTGTCCCTTCAGAGATGAGGAAACCAGGTCCTTCTGTGGAGATTAAAGCTGTGACTGTGGGGTGGACCAGGGTCCAAGGCTCTTGTCCTGACCTGTGGCTCCCACGCAAGTCCTGGGCAGGCCTAGCTGAGGCTCTCTCTATTCCAGAGGGTGGTCTGTCCCAGTAGCTGCCATGTTTCCTGGGTGGTAATTGGCAACCCAGGGAAAAGCTGGCAGTAGTGGCCAGAAAGGACTCCTCTGCTGAGGTGTGGCCTCCAGCCGCCTGGGGCATGCTCAGCGGGGCCAGCTTTGCCCTTCACCACACAGGCTCTCATAGAAGCTGGTGACTGGGGCTCTCCTTACCTGGAGCCAGGCGAGCAAAGGCTGCGTTCAGAGTTTGCAGGTACAGGTCGGCCAGTGTAGCCAAACTCTAGGGCATTGCTTCTTCCATgggttttcttttcctgtctgtctgtcacagCAGCCCTGTCCCTCAGCTCTGAGAGGCTGTGCCCCACAGCCATCTGAGGTCACTTGCTCCTCCAGTGGAGACCCTTGCAAGGTAGGACCTCGACCTGTCTGTAGTCTGAGTGTCTCCAGCAGCCGGGCACTGGGCACCTGTCTGCTGCCAGGGGGCAGGAGCTATGGGAGGCCTTGGGACACACTTTACTTCCTCCTTTGGGACACtggaggttttctttcttttcttttggcttCCCCGTTCAAAGATTTTCCTTCCTCGGCTGAGGCAGGGCCCCATAAACAGCATGATAAGGCTCTGTGCCTTCAACATGAACTCTGCAGCTGCCATTTTATGACTCTGATAACGTGTCCCCCCAAGTCCGGCTGGGGCAGGAACACTGAGTGCCCATTCCAGGAGGGACCAAGTGAGGACAGAGGGGCAGATCAGCAGGAGGTCCCTCTTCCAGCCCAGGCTAAGTACCCTCCCCCTGCTTTGTGGGCCAAGTCCTGCACTGGGCCAAGAGGACAGTGAGGCTAACTCCACAGAGAGGGCGAACAGCTCAGGACTGAAGATGGGGCCGGAGTGGAAGACACAACCAAGGAAGGCTCCGTGGAGGAGGAGTCAGAGTTGGCTCTGAGTGAATAGacttgggaggagggaagagcagGTGTTGGAGGGGCTAAGCTGCATCTAGATGGAGGGCACCTGGGTCAGAGACCTCCGGCGGCCCAGAGACCCCTGGCTCATTCAAGACGAATCCCAGTGTAGCTGGGACATCTAGAGTTGGGAAAGCCGGGGTCTTGCTGGTATGGCCTGAAGCCTGTGGCAGCGAGCGCCGGAGAGTGTGGCGGGACCGTTAACGGGAGGAAGCAGGCAACGCTTGCCAGTCCTCAGAGGGCTGTGCCTTGCCCAGGGCATGAGTCTTCCCGGGGCAGCTAGGGGGAAACAGATCCAGGGCCTATTGCTGCCCTGGTGGAGCCAACCATGGCATAGAACCCACTGGCCGCCACACTGCCCCCGCCCTCCAGGCAGCCTGCTGGCTCCAGGCCAGACTCCACTCAGGACAAGCAGGTCTCGAAGCAATAGCTGCACAGGCCTGAGCAAGGGAGGGCGAAGAGCACCTCTGCCCCAGTAAGGCTGGCAAGGCAGGTGTGGCTCCCGTGGCCTCATTCTGCCCTTCTGCAAAACGGGTTTAGGAGGACTCTTGAGTCTTACGGCCTTCCTTAGTCTCAGAGGAGGTGACCCAGCGACTGCCCCACGGCCCCGGTGATCCTGCCACAATGCACACacaagcgcgcacacacacaaaggtcgGTGTGGGAGGAAGCAGAGGACGGAGGTGAGCGAAGCCCCTGCTTTTCCCAGCACCCGCCTGTCTGTCCTCGAGACAACCCTGACCTCTCTCTGTCCACCATCAGCCTACAGCTAGAGGAGGCAGGGCACAGGGCTGGCTCCGTCCAGCGGATCCCAAGGACCGCTTCCCAGGCCTCAGGCACCACGCTGAGTCTGTCGCTGTGCTGGCTTCATCGCACCAGTTCTCAGAGACGCTCCCAGTCCCTCACGCCTCCTTCCCACCCCGCACTGCGGACCCTTCATCTCGCCCGATCTTGCACCCACAGCCCTCCTCTCCCACGCACCCCCACAAGCACTTCTTGCAAGGCACGTCTGGGGCTCCCTCTCGCCCCCAACCTCTCCACCGCTGCCTGGGATCGCCTCGCGGGGAGCGCTCTAGGCTGCGCTGAGTGGAAACCCAGCGCCGCCGAGCTCCCACGCCTCCGGGCTAGATCCGGTCCCAGGCGAAGAGAGAAGACCGCGCTCCTGCTGCCCCCCGATGGCCAGACGGGCTCGGATCCGCCGCCCCCGCAGTTCCCCCATCCCCAGGATCGGGGTGGAGGGGCGCACACTCACCCCGGGTCCGAGGGCGCAGGCGAGGGCACCTGCCAGCACGCAGAGCCAGCGGACAGGCGGGGGGCTCGGAGGGCGCATGGTCCGCCCTGAGCCCGCGGCGGGCGCCCACGAGCGGCTCCGGGGTCTGTGGCTGGCGCTGCGCGGGAGAGTGGCGCGGGCCAGCGGCCCGGGCGCTAAGAGGCGCAGCTCCGGGCCGGGGGAGGGCGGCGGGGGCTCGCCGGACGGGCGGCGGGGCTGGCCAATGGCGCGGCAGGGGCGGGGCCTCGGCGCAGGTAGGGGCGGAGCCTGGGCGCCCCGGGGGCGTGGGCGCGGGGTCCGGCCGGAGTTGCGCGCGGTCCGGAGCAGCCGCCGGCCGGCGTCCCGTGGGCTCCGCGGCGAGGAAGCTGGGCTCGGCGCCGTCCCCGGCTCCCGGCTGCGCGCCCGCCGCTCCAGCCGTCTGCTCCCGGGGCGCCAGCGGCACTCTCCCCGGTTCCCACGCCGCCGGACGGGAAGGGCCGCGGCTCTCCAGGCTGCGGGCCGGGCTCGAGGGGCTCCGTCCGGCGGGTCGCGCTGTTGGGGCCGCCTGTGATGAGAGCGAAGCCGAGGGGAGCCCCGGCTCGGGGTCCCTCCGGGCCGGGTGGAGCGCAGCGGTCCTCCGCAGGGCGCGCTCGGAGCCCGACGCGCAGCCCGCGGAGTCGCCGTTCCGGCGCCCCCGCGCGGGGACCGAAGCCTGTAGCGCTCCGCGGGCCCAGACTGTCCACAGCCCAGTCCCGCCGAGGGCCCCGGAGGCTAGGACAGGGTGCCAGCGTCCCGCGCGGCCTCTGCAGGATCCGGCCGGCTGCGAGCGGGGAGGGGGCCGAGGCTGCGCTGCGTCCCACGCTCGTCTGTGGGGCTCGGTGCTCGCGCGGGGCGCGGGGTCACCGGCTCGGAGCCCTCTGCGCCGACGGACGGCTTTCCGAGAGCTCCAGGGGTCACCGTGAGAAGGTGATGCGGGCGGCTGGTGGCGCggtgggatgggaagggaggaggggcgGGGCTGGGCGCGGGGTGGACTGTGCGGTCCGCTTGACGGAGGTCGGAATCCGGCGCCTTCTGGCCTTTCCCCGAGGACTCTGCGGCCTCCCCGACCTGCGGCGCGGGAAACCAGGGCCGTGGGCGTGGCCTCGGGGCGACCCCGGCCTTCCTCTGTTTCTGCCGGGGGCATGCCGGCAAGGGGACCAGGCCCTCCCTGCAGTTTCTGGGCCTTTCTCCAGACGTGGGGGCGCCTGGGAGGGAGCTGCTCAGGAGTTGCCATCCGGCGCTTCAGCATCAGGGTTTCCAGAGCCACTGCCAGCTGAGGAGCCAGCTTGCCTCCCTTGCAGCTCTGTTACCCTCCTCTCAGGCTCAGGCCCCTAACGGGGCGCTGGGTCATATCAGTTCTTGGGGTGGCCTGCTCAAGTCCTAGATGTGAATGTTAAGCCTGAAGGCGGTGGCTCTGtgccctgcccacccccacctgTCGCCTAGGCATCGGGGGAATGCTGATAGCCCAGGTGGGCCACGGTGGCCCAGGCCTTTGATGCCAGCCCTCTGGAGTCTGAGGAGGAGGATTGCTGTGgctttcaggccagcctgggcccaTTAGGCATCTGGTGTCTTCCCACCCCAGCCCCCAGaagagggagatggctcaggagagCACTTTCCTTCCAATGTTGTGCCGGGAAAGCCACTCTTGGCGCTTTCTGGATTGTTTTCTGGGGGATCCATCCTTTCTTAACATCAACGGACGAAAGACACGTTGATAAAGAAAAGGAGCAGGGAAACAGCAAAAGCAGAACCTTAAAAACGCAACCCAGGCTATACCACCTGTCAACTCTTGTCTCTCAAATCCTGTGTTCGGAGGCATTAGGAGGTCAACCATATGCCTACTCTtggggagccttgtggaatctgaggaggaggaggaggccatcTGTTGTTTTCCTAGGCAATAGAACAGGCTTAAGGAGGGAAGAGATGTCAGAAGTGGAGGTGGAGCAGATGGCTTCCTGAGGCTGAGGGAGCAGGAGGGAGCAGGCACCTGAGGCTGAGGGAGCACACACCTGAGGCTAAGTGAGCACACACCTGAGGCGGAGGGAGCAGGTACCTGAGGCTGAGGGAGCACACACCTGAAGTAGAGGGAGCACACACCTGAGGCAGAGGGAGCAGGCACCTGGGCAGAGGGAGCAGAGCATCCACCTGTGATGGTGGTTGTAGTGACCTTTCCACATGTCCTGAGGAGTGTCTGTGGTGTCTGCATTTGCTTCACAATCTATGTTGGAACAACACAGAGGAGAGCCCGAGCCACGGTCTGCTCCCATTTCTGCAGCCCTTCCTGCTTGAGTTCTGTGCTCAGCTGATCTGCCCTGGAACCCTGCAACCTGTTCCCAGATTTTGGCTCGGTCCCTCACCTCCTTTCTAGCTGTCAGAatcacgggggggggggtgtgcagCGGATGATGCGGGGGAGAGGGAGACAGTCACTTGCCATTCCCCGTGACAACCAGCGCTGCGGAAAGAGTGCGGTTACTCATGCGAGCCCGCCTGGCCTCCCGCCCGCGGCATCCCGGTGCGGTGTGCCGCCCTCGCCTTCTCCTGCAGCCACCACTCAGCAGCCTCAGGCCGTGCTGCTGAGTCAGTGCTGAGGCTCTGCTGCGCGGTGGGGTGGGGGCGGCTGTGAAGTGCCCTTGACCTGCATGATGGGGCTGAGTCAAGGCCAGGTGAGAGACAAGGCTGGGCCACCGCTCCTGGGCAGGTCTGCTCACAGCTCACATCGCTGTCTGGATGAAGACAGCGCTCCCTTCCCTGAGCTTCCAAGCCGAAGGGACCGACGCTTTAGGTCTGCATCAGCGCCAGGTGCTGACAGTGGCTCCTCAGTGGCCCCTTCTGGGGACCAGCCGTGGTTTGCAGGGCAGCAGGGAGGCCATCTCCTATGTGTCTTCTGTAACAGAATGGTATCATTCGTTCATTCTCCCTTCACTCACCGCTCTCTCATGTGTCCCCATGTCTGGCCCTGTGATGGACTAGGCTCGTCACTGATGGAAGCATGGACCATGCCTAGGACCCTGGCATCGCTTGAGCAGGGGACAGAGGGATCTGTAGTCCCGCTGAGGAGCAGAGCTCATGGAACTCGGGGCAGGGGAACCCTGTAATGGCTGGTGGGTGCAGCAGTGAAGACGCTCAGCCATGCTTGGTCTGAAGGCTGGGGCCTAGGGCTAGGGGAGGGCCGGTGCTCCTGACGCCTGTGTCATTTCGGGTGGCCGAGGGAGTGGGTGCTGCCCTGGATCTTGGAGGATGGAAGGTTATCGTGTCCTGGACAGTACAGGAGGAGAAAGCAAAGCTGGGTGAGATCTTCAGGCTGGAGGGATGAGACTCAAAGacccccttccccctttcttcagcagggtctcacgtagcccagccGGCCTTGAACGAGCTGTGTAGCTGAGTATAGCTCAGATCTCCTTCCACTTACTGAATGCCCGTCTTACGTCGCGCCTGGGTTGTGCGGTGCTGGGGCATGACCCCAGCTCTGTGCGGTCTGTGTAAGCATTCTGCCGATGAAGACACACCCCCAGCCCTTCCGATTCTTCCCCGAGGAAGGACCAAGTGATCCACCTAATAGTGCCCATTAGGTCACTATTGCTATGAGGAAACACCACGACCGGAAGCAGGTTGGGGAGGAAAAGTGTGttaggcttacacttccacatcccTGTCCATCGCGTGAGGAAGGCAGGGTAGGAGCTGACGCCGGGCAGGAACCTGATGGCAGGAGCTGCCGCAGAGGCCAAagaggtgctgctcactggctggctccccacagcttgctcagctgcttccACATAGACCCCaggacaccagcccagggatggcagccCCTACAGTGGACCCTCCCCAGTCAGTCACTGATTAGTAAGAAGATGCGTTGTAGCCTGATCACATGGAGGCGTTTCCTCAATTGAGGGTCCCTCCTTTCAGACacctctagctgtgtcaagttgacgtaagactagccagcacagtgaATATGAGTTTCAGTAAGATCAGGCGTCAGGAGCACCGGCCCTCCCAGAGCCCTAGGCCCCAGCCTTCAGACCAAGCATGGCTGCTTCATGACGGGGCCCTGAGCCTCACTGCTGCACCCACCAGCCATTACAGGGATCCCCTGCCCTGAGTTCCATGAGCTCTGCTCCTCAGCGGGACTACAGATCCCTCTGTGCCCTGCTCAAGCGATGGCAGGGTCTCAGAGAGGGGGTGGCTGGTGTGTGCCAGGAGAAGCTGGTGGGGGCAGACAGTGTAAGGCTGTCTCTCACTTCTGCAGCAGTGGAGCCCTGCTTCGTTCCCCACCCCAGGAGAACTCAGTCACACTTCCCTCCGCTTTATAAGCCTGTGCTCCTGTGAGCCAGTGCACGAATGCCCTCGGGcagagagtccagaagagggatATGCAGTGGGTAGGGCAAAACACACATGGAGTTCCAGCAATGTAGTTAATGTCACCAGAAATTAAAGAGCGTTAAAATTTATAGCTATCCACTGGGGAATGGAAATTCTCATGATATTCCAAAACAAccaggaggagggggaagaggaagaagaggagggtgaggagaaagggtagaaggaaggggaggaggagaagaaagcagattaggagaaaaagaagctgaAATGACTAACAGTCCAATGAAAGACTGCACAGAGGGTTCAGCCAAGACTATGCTGTCTATAGAAGCATAATGACAGAGATTAGGGCTAGTTTCTCCTAGACAGTGTGAAGGAGTGAGAATTTAAGGtggaaaagcaatttaaaaaaagcacAAAGGACTGTGCACAGGGCTCTGTAGAGGAGCCAATAAAACGTGCCTACATCGGAAGAGGGCTCCGTTGTAATGGCTTACGCCGTTACTGTGCTGGGCTGGCTGACCTAGCGATGCCGCTCTGCTAGCCCCTCCGTCCAGAGGCTGAATCTGCCAGCGGTCCCAGTGCAGTGTGAAAATCGGAAAGCTCCCTGACTGCGCTCTGCCGTCTGAGTCAGGAGGAACCAGACTTGGCCCTGGCATAGCCGAAGCGTCCGGTCTGGCCGTAACTTCCTTCCCGTGCTTCTGCTCCATGGAGTGAATCTGAGGGCAGCTTTACCTTCATCTTCTACAGTTCAAGTTCATCTGGCTCCATCTTCTCGATccgttacaaaaaaaaaaaaaacaacttcagcCATTCTTGGTCCCTGGGTGGTCTGCACGGAAGGCAAACCTTCATCTGTCCCTTCCGTGGAGCAAGATTCGAGCAAGAGCAGTAGCTCAAACTTCAGGGCCTAGAACCGTGGTGAGAGTGAGGCTTGGTGGTCTCCATACCTACGCTGACTTCCTGAGGTAGAAGAAGGAAGCCAGGCCAGAGCTGCTCACGGGAGGCAGCTGAGGGGCACAGAGAGGTCCCCCACTGCTCTCGCGTTCCTAGGCTTGGCACTCCCAAACATGCCTGGACAGGAAATGTCTTTAGCCTCTTCTGCCTCTGTGCCAGCATAGGTCTCTGCCAGCCACCCCCACGTGCCCACCTCCAGACTCTCCCCAGGCTGTTCTGGAGAGAGTGGGTCTGGGGGCCCCAGGTGGGGGTCAGGGGCCTCACACCGGCGCTGCCTAGCTGCAGGGTGGGACTTTCTGTCCAGGGCTGGGAGGTGAGCCTGGAAGGTGGAGtggagtgaggaagagagagaaggaagtagTGGTGGGGAGGGGTTGGTGAGCAGAGGGTGGAATCTCGAGGGGAAAACAAGGAGCAGGCgtcagagaaggaagaggaagcggAGGCTGAAGCAAGGGGCGACTTTTCTGTCCCCTCCTTTCTGCTCCACGCTCTGCCCAGACAGCCTTGATCTCTCGTACCTGCACTTCCGCTTTCTTGGGAGCCGTCAGCTTCCCCCAGTGTCCCGCTCTGCAGTCACAGAACGGGGCTGAGTAGTCATAACTCGTGTACATGCTTAGCATTCACTGTCACTGCCTGGCAagacagcagtgtgtgtgtgtgttcagaatcAAAGCTGGGGTGAAGCCACTTCATGCAACGTGGCTGAGCCAGAAACACCTCAGATTTGTGACACATTTGATTCTGAAGTAATGTTTGGTCACAGTAGCTCTGAACCCTTTCTTTGACACCTGATTTTCAACCCAGTTTGGGGAGTGGTCCTCTGAAGATGGAGCTGGGGAGAGGTTGAGGTTGCCACCTCGCTGAGCCAGGCAGCTCTCCTCTCTCCACACTGGTGAAACGCTGGCATTCCTTCACAGCTCTAGATCTACAGCCAGTGTTTAATTTTAACTTTCCTTCCCTACCTTACAATGCTTTTAAAAACGGGTTGTTTGAGTAAGCTTCATGTTAGACAGAGCCCAGGTGGGGTGGCTCTAGCCAGCTCCCCTTCATCTTACTCATCAGCCACCAGAAGCTGGCTGGCGGCCTCCctctgctgttgtttgtttttattcagacagggtttctctgtgtagccctggctgtcctggaactcactctgtaaaccaggctggccttgaactcagagattcccaaCCAGAACATTTTTCATTCTGCTCCATTTCTGGGACATAAGCTCCAAGAGGGCGGAGATTCAGGAATACAAGCTGAGTCCCTGGATTGCTGAGTTACAGGGTTAACAGTGGCTATCACAGgacccagggccagctctactccCCCTTTGTCTGCAGGCTAGGGGGCCCTCTCCTGTGCAGACCTCCCTTCAGGCTTTCAGTGCTTCTTCTGTCCAGTGTGGGGAGCTCATACTCACTCTCCACCTAACTCAGCTCTGCCCTGACAGGTCCTTCTGGGAGGCCCCCTTCACCTCCACCCTTCTACCCTCACCCCCCTCCAGCTTCCGTGTTAGGTTCTGAGCTGGGATCGGTGTCGGCCATGCCTCTGAACAGACAGCGGCTTCCCTGGGCAGGCTAGGCCCAGAGTGGCAGTCAGTTAAGGCTGAAGAGGCGTGAAAAGGGTTGGGCTGGGAGTTTTCTCAGCCTGTTCTTTCTGACTGGCCCACAGCCAAGCCTCTCTCATGCCTGCAGGCTAACCCCCAGCTGTAATCCCAGGCCTCCACCCAGCTATCCGAAAGTCTGTGTTCTGACCCCAGCCTGACCCTTGGCCTGATTACAGGCTTTAATTCAGATGGACCCCTGACCCCAACTTCGAGGCTTTCAGTCCACATCGACCCATGAACCCAGAACCACACCTGACTGTGATCCCTCTACCCACCCTGACTTCTGACCCCTGTTCCCTGACTGCAGCCCAGCCCACATGCTTGATAGGGGACCTGAGAGGGTCCAGTTGGCCCCTGGCAGGCAGTAGCCAAGGCTGAGCCCACCTCACCCATACAGAACTAGCTCTTGCAGAAAGAAAGCCCCTGGGGCGTCTGGGGCAGCTCTAAGTGCCTTCCTCTAGTTGTCCATCCTGCCTCCCAACCAAGCAGGCACTGCCTCCCTCCTGGTAATGGCCCAGGCCAGATGCCAGGGGAGGGAGAAACTAGCTGGGCCAGCCCGCACCCCTGTTTGCACAGGTCTTGGTAAAAATAGCCTCGTCTACGCACACCTCTGTCACTTCCTCCGCGACCTGGATGGTGCCCCAGGTCCAGGACACGTGCCAGCTGCTCCTGGCCTGAGGCTTCTTTTTCCTGGCAACAGGACAGTGCCCAGAGGGACGGGGCAGAGGGCAGTGGTCCTGGCTCAGTCTACCGAGAAGGCCACCTCAGGTGTCTGCTTCTCAGATGCTAAGGCCTGTTGTTTCAGCCACCCTCTTGCTGGTCCTTTGTCATGGTAACCCTGGAGCTTACGGAGGCGACTGGGGTCGGGTGACACCCAAGGGCGGCAGGAGGggcgctgaggcaggagggtgctCAGCATCCTGGCAGGAGTCTCCCTGCCGGCTCGGGAATAAAGAAACGAGGGTCTGGCTTTACACGCTGCATCTGCTGGTCTCCGCCACATCCGGTTGAAACTGCACTCGACAAACAGCATTGAAAAATGTCCTGAGTATCCCCAGGGACGCGAGTCCCCCAGGCAAATGGACAGAGGCCACTCTGTGGGTGTGAGAGGGCGCAGCTGCGTATGAACACTAACATTCTCCTGCTagagtttttcattttcttctgtgtgtgtctgtgagtgtgcatgtgtgcatgtgtggatgggGGGCAGTCAATATTGGTGTCCTTCAGGACCTGTCCATCTTTCCTTTTTTCCGACAGGTTTTGTTACTCACCGGTTTAGCCAGGCTGGCTGGGTGCTAAGGCCCAGGAGTTGCCTGTCACCAGGGTCCCCCATGCTCAGCACCACATTCGGCTGTTTTCCCC includes:
- the LOC132654837 gene encoding collagen alpha-1(I) chain-like, with product MVRPEPAAGAHERLRGLWLALRGRVARASGPGAKRRSSGPGEGGGGSPDGRRGWPMARQGRGLGAVARGPEQPPAGVPWAPRRGSWARRRPRLPAARPPLQPSAPGAPAALSPVPTPPDGKGRGSPGCGPGSRGSVRRVALLGPPVMRAKPRGAPARGPSGPGGAQRSSAGRARSPTRSPRSRRSGAPARGPKPVALRGPRLSTAQSRRGPRRLGQGASVPRGLCRIRPAASGEGAEAALRPTLVCGARCSRGARGHRLGALCADGRLSESSRGHREKAQRPSSDQARGQPLLWAERPHPVTQPVSAFGRHAAVSHPLRRSRSVEGRDKGRQHYGSSSPYCYCQRLIGLNF